Genomic DNA from Cyprinus carpio isolate SPL01 chromosome A22, ASM1834038v1, whole genome shotgun sequence:
GGGGCGCGGCGGCCGAGGATCGTGAATACACGCTGGCGATGATGCAGATGACCGCGCCGAGAAAAGCCAGGAGGCCGGCGGAGACCAAAACCACGACGAACTTCATCGCGCCTATTGTGATTTACAATAAAAGCGCTGACTGTGATTTTATGGATGTTTGATATTCACAAACGACCGGGTTTTCACCATCAGAAGCAGGACTGGATGAAATGAAGGTCGGTCGCTTCGGCTGGTTTTCCTCCGCTCGCAGTGATGCTGCGCCTCCTCCTTTCTGTTGCTAAGTGCCTCTCTGGCCGGTTTCTATGGCTACCGCGCGCGCGATTAGAGACTGTGATGTAAACACCTTGCgctctcttcatcatcatcatctatgaATCCTCTGGCAGAAGATGACCAGACTGCGTCACTGAAGAGAACAACCGGCCTACGTACTAGAACATAATGAGTGAATAAAATAGTTACCAGGCTTGGTTTTTAGTGATCCTCAAACATATGTGTTCTTGATACCGAAGCGTTTCATGATTAATCTGTCACTAAAGTGTCTTATTTCTGTGTAAacgcatttattaatgttttgtgtagCATTAAACAGTCATGAATCCTCACACTCACGTGTTTATAAATTCATAGCAACTTTATCAGATATGGAAATGACAGTTTAGACCTTTATGCccgtttaaataaataatcagatgTTTTAAAATCCCCTAAATTTTAATCCCCTCTATTTGGGAATGATagtattttgaacaaaatctATTATTTTCAGTATTGTATAAGATAAAATTTATATCCAATTTTACCCCCAAATTTTACCCATCAgtcagattttttaatgtttttgaaagacgtctcttatgtTAATTTAGGCtctctttatttgatcaaaaatgaaggaaaaacagtaataatgtcaaatattatcacaactcaaaatagtttttttgttttaattattaaaagcccacaatgcatttacacagaaTTCACAACGACAGATAAATGTTAGCTTTTTGCTTCAAATGTGAAATTatgctattatattataaattataaaataatttaatatataaaatatgaccTCAGGCACAAAGTCAGTCTATTTAcctaaatagtattttaaattataaaataatatatatatatatatatatatatatatatatatatatatatatatatataggtgtcaTTAACAATCTGCTAAAATGTGGATGCGGTGTGTAAAAATTATAGAAGTGATTCAAACACATGGTCCAATATGCAGACTACCTATCAACAAATatgaaaacctttatttattcatatggTTTTGGTACATCTTTAAAGACATATCTGTGGGTGAAGAGAAgccataacaaaaaaacaaaaaaaaaaagaaacagaaaatcagTCTCACGTGTCCAAATTTCTCTGACAACCAGATGGAAGCTGCTTCTTATTCACTTAATGTGTTTCTGCTTGAGTCATTAAAGCCATTAATgtccaaaacacaaataaaaggaTTTCTTCAGTTGCACCGAATCGCTGcatgaaaaatactttttgtttattgttcagTATGAAAAATACTTTCTGTACTGtcaaaaataaaggaaatcaGGTTTGTTTTTCAGAGTTAGAGGGAGTGATCTATGTAAATTCATGACAGTCATCAAAAACCTAGAGAGCAGAGAGTTACTGTTGTTAACTTGCCACATTAAAGgctcagttcacccaaaaatgaaaatgtaatgactttcaggccatccaagatgtaaatgaataTGTTCatgtgaacagttttggagaaattcagcatcacatcattttctcaccaatggatctctgcagtgaatgggtgccgtcagactgagagtccaaacagctgataaaaacatcacaataatccacaccacctCAGTCCATTGATTAATATCATGTGCAGGAAAAATCTagaagtttgtaagaaacaaattcatcattaagatgtttttggctaaaatacaagtccacgATCCATAATATTgctcctctagtgaaaaagtcatctagtctgattcaggagagaaatatgcacagaacaaGCACAAAGTGATttcagtccaaaacagttctaaacaaatatttgggtagattttgatgtgagaggacaacatggAATGGACTTTTTACGCTGGAGGAAAAATATTATGGatattatggaaatattatggattatggactattctggacagaagcaatggtttaaagttaaaatgccttaatgatgaatttgtttctttcaaacatgcagctttgctcttctcaagacattaactgatggactggagtggtgtggattattgtgatgtttttatcagctgtttagactctcattctgacggcacccaattggtgagcaagtattgtaatattaaaattttccaaatctgGATGAAGAATCAcagtcatctacatcttaaatggcctgagggtgagtacattttcggGTGAACCAATTCCTTTGATTAAATCATAACCTGCACGGTTTGACAACCACCCTAAGCAAGATCACAATATTGATTTCAATTCGATATATATCATGCAACCCTACTTGtgatttaaatgtactaaaagtTTACCGGGCACAGTCCACATGGTGTTTTGACCAGACCAGTGGGTTGAATTATGGGATTCACACCCCTGTAGAGCTTCATCTGTCCATCTACACTCCCCACTGTCCCCTCTTTAGCAGCGATTATAGTCATCTCCACCTTGCCATCAAAGATCAGCGTGTTTAGAATGGTCTCAATGTCCTCCATGGATAAATCCACCTGCAAACAGGAATATCATAACTTATTAAACCTATTATGTTCATTCAATTCAGTGggttattattgtgatgtttttatgagctgtttggactctcattctgacggcacccattcactgcagaggatccattgctgagcaagtgatggaatgctatacttctccaaactcatctacatcttggatggcttgagggcgaGTAAACGTTCAGCATATTTCAATATTTGGCTATTCCTTAGAGATACTGATCACACTCACTTTGCTGATGCCGAGCTCACAGATGTACTTCCACACTTCATGAGAGGTGGCAAAGGAGCTGTTTCTTTGCACCATGGGGCTTTGCTTACTGTCTCTCGCTGCTTCAGcctgaaaatacacacacatatcctTTAAATTCAAAGCCTTGAATTTTAAAGGTCAGAAAGAGgaataagaaatattacattCTCACCTTACTTTGCAGGAACTTAAAGCACTGTTGGTTGAGAACCTCAACAAACTCAGACTCAAAATCCTGATCGCTGTACCAGGCGCCTCCTGTCACAGATCGGTCCGGCTGCAGGTTGTACAGCATGTAGACCTTCTTCTTTGAGGCCTGGATGGGAAAGACATTTTAGTAGGTCTAAAgctaattaaacattttgaatgtttaaataagGTTTGGAGATCAACTCACCGCTACAGACTTCACCGCTTTGATGAGCTTCTTACTCTCAAGATTCTTGAGGATTTTATTGATTTCTGTGAGTGGAAGGTTACTCTTGTATCTGATGTCTCTGCTCCAAATTCCTTTAGAATTTAGAAAAAGCTATTGAAATAAGCTTTCTTGATCGATATGAATTGTTATTTAtcgaaaaaataaaacaacaaaatgcaaatgataaaatacattGCACCTTTATTTCCAGCATCTTCTATGATCTGGTAAACTAGCTTTTCTTGGGTATCAGAGCCTTTTACTttactgtcaaaaaaaagaaacagtacaGTATATCACTTTAATTAATATTCTtttgaattcttttatttttatcattaattcaCTAAATTTGACATGTGGTGTGAATACAAatttagtaaattattattaattaaaattcagaTTAAAGAAttgtatatatgatttatattgtatatatatatatatatttgtatatatatatatatatatatatatttttttttttataaacttatttttattttttatttaaattttcattaatattaattcacCTCATGCATATATGCACATAAGTTTAGTGAagtaatattaattcaaataaaactgaaaatgtattttaaaaatgttaatattaattcaCTAAATTTGTGTGTGCACATTTAGTGAATTAGTAAAAAGATATAAACACGTGCAATATtgcatttatgtttaatttgattctattaaagattaaatgaatTCAATcgaaacaaataaatgcaatattaagTAAAAGTATGTATTTCTTTTTACTCAATTCTTTAATTTGCATGCAAATCAAATTATTTGATATTGTAGgttatattaatttgtttgtgcatattcttgcatttaaagagacaaacCTTGTAGACTGAGCATCCTTAAGCCTGTATAAAAGGCCATTGCTGTTTTTGAGCAAGTCTAATTGACCCTGAGAACACAAATAAAGAGTCAGACACGAGCATAAACGCGTGGCCATGTTTCATGCACTGTCAGCTGGAGCGCAGCATCTCACCACAGACAGCAGTCTGTTGATGGCCATGGCCCGCTGCTGCGCCTCAACATGAGGCATGTCGTTCTGGATGACCTGGTCTGTGATCCCATGTGGAAACTGCTGACACAGCTCCTTTATCCTTCAACAGAGAAAATAAGTGACTTCACCAAAACCAGCTAAATCTCCCAACATTCACTGCAGCCTCTGCTTTACATTATGGTGAAACAACGATTAAAATATCCCTGGCTTTGTCAGATAGCCCAACAGTTGAAATCAGCTAAATATGCAGAATAATAgctatatacataataattaagCAGCTGTATAAACTCATGCGCTATTAAATACTGTAACCACGAAACTCCTCTACTGGATCGGAGACTGGTTAGTTTTTCTATAAACTTAGGTTTATAACTACTTGTAATACACAGACATGACAGAGCAGCTTTGGTAGTAAGTGTAGTTGATTCTAAATGAATCCACACGTCGTCATGTGTTGTTAGAGGCCATGCTAACGGATGCGCACCCAGCTCACCTATTCTCGATATCTACAGGGTCCGTCGACTCTTTTTTGACTTTAACTTCTGTCATTGTTCATCAGGAGGGAATTACTCGACGAAAAGGCCAAATGTCaatcatataaattatacatacaaaGATAAATGTAAAGGTTAAGTCAAACGCTGTGTCGGTTTCAGTCTGCGCTCATGGTCGCTTGATGGGCGGGGAGAGTTTAGAGGCTGCTGGGTTGCCAGATTGCGCAAAAAATAAAGAAGCAGTCGTATTAAAACACAAACCCACAGTCAGCGACCACCCTCTTTTGAATAAGCGGATATATACacatctgtttttttaattaattcaagtttattttaaaacaactccAAAAACTCACATCCGCGATTTCTAACGTTTATAACCAAATCAAGCCCAAGTTCACTTATGAAAAACGGACATGGCAACACGGACTAGCACAGTgcggaaccccccccccccccccccaaaaaaaaaaaaaaaactcacagcgCCACCTACTATGCTGGAGGACGAGAagaatacaacaaaaataaaaacatcgaGTACTGTGATTTCAGCACATCCAGAAATTTATAAATCTCTCAAATTtgttcataatgcatttttttccctgaACCCATTTGACCTAAAAAACTGATGACATCCAGAAATTTATAAATCTCTCAAATTtgttcataatgcattttttccctgaactatatatatatataatataatataatataattttcatatccatttattcatttatataattctGTCTTGCTTCCTTTGGGCTGTTCTACTGATATTAACTACTTCGTCCCTtagatataataattttaaatgctttgtaCTTTATTGAATACTTTATTGAATAAGATAGatcttaataataaaacaaaaattgtattcTTCTGATAGcctaatatattttgtatttaataaacgTTATTCCTTCTTCTAAAATTGATCTCTGACATAATCATTACTCATTTGCCTGGATCTCACTGCATCCATATTTTCTTGAAGTAAGGTACTTGATTGGTtctcaataatatttttataattaatattaataatggttcgtatttttatcaatgctgaaaaccgTTTTTGCTGCTCTTTTGTGGAAATCatctttttttcaggactctctaatgaacagaaaattcaaaagaacaacatttatttgaaatataaatatttgtaatatagttatgaacatctctctctctctctctctctctctctctctctctctctctctctatatatatatatatatataaatatatcaatttaatgcatccctgttgAATACAAGTATGTATTTTTGCACGAATGTGTTTTTTAATACTAGTTTCAAAATTTCCAAAGTAATTCCGAACTCAAACTCCAAAGGAAGGGAATAGAAGTTCGGAATAAGGTGAGGGCGAGGAGAAACTGacagtactgtccctttaagaacagAAATCTCGCCAGGCGCATGCGTACTGCTCAGTTGCTATGGGATACGCGACGAGCCAATAGCGCGTGCAGCTGTGTGTTGAGTGTCTCGTTGCAGCGTCGTTGGATACAGAGTTGTGTAAGGAAATATCGTTTATGTTTCAAATTCTGAGATACTTTAATCTACACAGATACTCAGGACAGTACAGTTTGTAAGCCCATATTTTCTATAGCCTTTTAATGCATGCGCCGAATTAAACAAATCGTTAATAAAAGTATCTCTATGTAGCTGTcggttttaaattttgtttttgtttatttatttttgtatttgtttatttttttattttgatatgttttgaAGGTTGGTTAGTTGGAGGATGATAGGATAATCCCCATTCGCATGCCGCCTCCGGGCAGAGCCAAGCACGAGATCGACTCCCGCACCCCTGTCGAGATCAGATCCGGTGAGTCAGTGCGCAGCTGCTCGCGCCTGAACCGTGGACCTTCATGTGTTTTATAACCCGTGTTTCCCAGCATCCTCAGACGTGAGTGTCCTGTACACGCTGGACGGCAGTAAGCCGGaggtgatgaagatgaagaggcCGGGTTTTGGTGACCGCACTCTGAAGTACACTGAAGCTATTCGCTTAGCTGCGGGGAAGGTGTCTGTGAGAGCCATGGCTGTCAGCACGTATGCACGGTTTATGATATATTGATTAAAACAGGCTGCGTGTTTTTATCGATGTCCAAGGGGTTGAttatctgtacaaaaaaaaaaaaaaaaaaaaaaaaaaatagaataaaataataataatgataaaaacttgTTATAAACtgtatacattacattaaaacagtCTTGGAACCTtgcctttattatttatttttctacttttctAAATTCTGAATCCTTGTCATTAACCCTATGGAGCCCCTAAGAGGACATggtgatagataaaaaaaaaaaaaaaaagaggaaatatatatgcattttctCACAAACTATTGTATTCccctgaaaacatttacattctctcctaaaacatttgcattctctcacaaaactattattattattattattattatttatttttgtattgttttttttacatttatgtggaggaatgcaaaagttttgcgagaaaacacaaaaacattgaaatataatttcccccttttttcacCATCAACATGTTCCTTTAGGGGCTCTGTACAAACCCagatttttaacagtaaaaaatgGCTCTGTACAAacctataaaataaatcataaaatgtaaataacatattacaaataaaataacaaaacttattatgaaattatacattatttttttatgattacttaaataaagagtaaaataaaCAAGTTTGTATTGTGAAGAATTGTATATAACCtaaaattaattatacaaattttatacatttttagtatAGTTGTGATGTCATTTTCAACCACAACCAATATTTTTACCCCTGATAAAATTTTGTCAGGTGAAgagcttgagatgaaatatgagacaTGATGGTGAAGAAAAAACAATCATGATATCAGAAAAATCATAGTAAAATATCACTTGAGAACAGAATATGTTTATTGTGCatcattttcagttgttttaattttatttaattgcgtttattttttttatgcatacattTCTAATGCATTTCACATTACTCATGTAAAATTAACCTAAGCAAGAGCAAAAACTAAtgatttgcttattattattattttattctaaaaatgtttaatatgtcaTTTCCGTAACCAAATGCTATTAAACCCTATACATCATTTGAAATATACTTgacatattcagaaaaaaaaaaaaaatcacagaattcTTATTTGATGAATGTATATCCATTAGTAGATCAATTAAATAAACCAGTGAGAGCtcgaaaagaaaatatattttctaaaagtcAAAAGTGCCTGTATTTGAAGAAACACCAAATGACAAATTTAGATATAAACTGACCTAAATAAAGAGCGTTTGTATTGTAATGCAGCGATGGCCGTCAGAGTGCAGTCGTCACCAAGGTTTTCATAGTGACACCGTCTCCTTCAGATCAGCAGGATCTGACTCCAGGCCACCAGGATGACAGTCTGATGAATGGCAGACCAATCAATGGCAAGGATGTCAGTTTTGAACCCATTCTGGTTTTAACATGATaataatattgtatgtatttaagaatatgttttataaattttacttTACGTTGAACAGGATTCATTAATGAATTTGAAGGGGAGCGAAAATGGAGCTGGCGTTTCCTCTATTAAATGTTTCGGTAAATCATTTGGTTCTAGTTAGTGTgtatttgacacacacacacacacacacacacacacacacacacacacacacacacacacacacacacacacacacattaaggcaaagtaaaaaaaaaatcttgttctcATTACTCTAagatactgtaaaaatgttattagTCAGGATAACTTAAAttcagtgcatatatatatatatatatatataaggacacacacaatatatatatatatatatatatatatatattcatgcattCTGGTGAATAGAAtgatatttttcacatttcagtAGGTTATTAGGAGAATAAAATTTTTATGTGCCCTGTCATGAATTgacaaaaatattatcataatgcaaataaataaataaatatgcctatatatttatttatttatataaaattatatattttacaatcttGTGGCAAAATTTGTGTTCTTTTACGTCAGATATTCCCAGCAGTGAATCTCGCAGAGCTTTGAAAGGCCCTCGATTTCTCTCAGAACGTCTCGGCCCCGGTTCATCTGCACGGCTGACGGTGCAAAACACGCAAGTAACGGTTCACAACATGCATGCAAACCCTTTCAGACAACCCTCACTATGATGGCGATCACTGTTATCTGTTATACATCCCGTTTCACTTCTTTTCTCACTCCCACCAGAACCGGAGCACAGATGGAGAAATCCTCTTAAAAAACCTGACGAGCACTCAATTATCACggctccagagagagacagatttcCTTAGGTGAGGTATTTAcgtttatattcattatttaaatatagttatattaatattcatcttTCTGAAGTGTCCAAAGTGCCTGAATCATCGCCCTTCGGATCCTTTCGCCCGGTTCTGCCTGCACTGTGGAGCGCCAGTGCCTCCAATACCTGGTCAAAGACTGCCCCCTACTGAAGGAGGACAGGTACAACATATTTGGCTACTACA
This window encodes:
- the polr3f gene encoding LOW QUALITY PROTEIN: DNA-directed RNA polymerase III subunit RPC6 (The sequence of the model RefSeq protein was modified relative to this genomic sequence to represent the inferred CDS: substituted 1 base at 1 genomic stop codon): MTEVKVKKESTDPVDIENRIKELCQQFPHGITDQVIQNDMPHVEAQQRAMAINRLLSVGQLDLLKNSNGLLYRLKDAQSTSKVKGSDTQEKLVYQIIEDAGNKGIWSRDIRYKSNLPLTEINKILKNLESKKLIKAVKSVAASKKKVYMLYNLQPDRSVTGGAWYSDQDFESEFVEVLNQQCFKFLQSKAEAARDSKQSPMVQRNSSFATSHEVWKYICELGISKVDLSMEDIETILNTLIFDGKVEMTIIAAKEGTVGSVDGQMKLYRGVNPIIQPTGLVKTPCGLCPVFDDCHEFTXITPSNSEKQT